In one Antennarius striatus isolate MH-2024 chromosome 1, ASM4005453v1, whole genome shotgun sequence genomic region, the following are encoded:
- the zdhhc1 gene encoding palmitoyltransferase ZDHHC1, which translates to MDVCSRNPNRTAPVGGGGGSRGSPHRSDVLLFSRTNGWSWPPHPFQLLAWLLYVYFAIIGFGVFVPLLPAHWIPAGYICMGIMFVFHLCVHLMALSIDPADYNVRAKASRGPVPAFDRSKHAHVIENCHCYLCQVDVGPKSKHCSSCNKCVANFDHHCRWLNNCVGSRNYKLFLHSVLSALGGIVLVLVISSYVFIAFYLDPSKLRSDKHFLSRNETGVWFVFLPVAPLRSAAAVIPGLAAVTISLALLSSVLLSHLLCFHVYLMWNRLTTYEYIVHQRHRQDARDSRKAGPLKEAAASSVVKDGNYSDAQVYTNPQLDLEEPSTVAGRGEPEVLANRVRSASRPVPEEETPPNTFTEMYTTENTHPRTQKKKKVCKVPAEVSREHSFTSAPPPAELSGVSTVSQAQRLPFPAFPLRASLSPLGPIQAVAPPGEYHSDSAESLEEIPVVLAKLGSSSSAAAARDAATPSPRGIPAFPPPSPQPPRTKRKPPSRTNKSNMELMFEMSSTHNPVVFVSRSSGEAPELGGSRRGPWAASRGSRGPGVASWMEL; encoded by the exons ATGGACGTGTGCAGCCGGAACCCCAACCGCACGGCGCCGGtgggtggcggcggcggcagcaggGGCAGCCCCCACCGATCCGACGTGCTGCTCTTCTCCAGGACCAACGGCTGGagctggcccccccaccccttccagCTGCTGGCCTGGCTGCTCTACGTCTACTTCGCCATCATCGGCTTCGGCGTGTTCGTCCCCCTGCTGCCCGCTCACTGGATCCCTGCAGGCTACATC TGCATGGGcatcatgtttgtgtttcacctGTGCGTCCACCTGATGGCGCTGTCCATCGACCCGGCCGACTACAACGTCAGAGCCAAGGCCAGCCGAGGGCCGGTCCCCGCCTTCGACCGCTCCAAACACGCACACGTCATCGAGAACTGCCACTGCTACCTGTGCCAGGTGGACGT ggGTCCAAAGTCGAAGCACTGCAGCTCCTGTAACAAATGTGTGGCTAACTTCGATCATCACTGCCGGTGGTTAAACAACTGTGTGGGGAGCAGAAACTACAA GCTCTTCCTCCACAGCGTGCTGTCGGCCCTGGGGGGCATCGTTCTGGTTCTGGTCATTTCCTCCTACGTCTTCATCGCCTTCTACCTGGACCCGTCCAAGCTGCGCTCGGACAAGCACTTCCTGT cgcgGAACGAGACGGGGGTGTGGTTCGTCTTCCTGCCGGTGGCGCCGCTGAGGTCGGCGGCCGCCGTCATCCCTGGTCTGGCCGCCGTCACCATCTCCCTGGCGCTGCTGTCGTCAGTGCTGCTGTCGCACCTGCTCTGCTTCCACGTCTACCTGA TGTGGAACCGCCTCACCACCTACGAGTACATCGTCCACCAGCGCCACCGCCAAGACGCCAGAGACTCCAGGAAAGCCGGACCGCTGAAGGAGGCGGCGGCGTCTTCGGTCGTCAAG GACGGGAACTACTCAGACGCTCAGGTTTACACCAACCCCCAGCTGGACCTGGAGGAACCCTCCACTGTGGCGGGGCGGGGGGAGCCGGA ggtccTGGCCAATCGAGTAAGGTCCGCATCCCGTCCTGTCCCGGAGGAAGAAACTCCGCCCAACACCTTCACAGAGATGtacacaacagaaaacacacacccacGTACACAG aagaagaagaaggtttgCAAGGTTCCAGCAGAGGTCAGCAGAGAGCACAGCTTCacgtcagccccgccccctg CGGAGCTCAGCGGCGTGTCCACGGTGTCCCAGGCCCAGAGACTCCCTTTCCCAGCATTCCCTCTGAGGGCCTCCCTGTCCCCTCTGGGACCCATCCAGGCCGTGGCCCCCCCCGGTGAGTACCACTCTGATTCAGCGGAGTCCCTGGAGGAGATCCCGGTGGTGTTGGCAAAACTGGGCTCCTCGTcttccgccgccgccgccagagACGCCGCCACGCCATCGCCCAGAGGCATCCCAGCATTCCCTCCGCcctccccccagccccccaggaCTAAGAGGAAGCCCCCCTCCCGCACAAACAAGAGCAACATGGAGCTGATGTTCGAGATGAGCTCTACCCACAATCCCGTGGTGTTTGTGAGCCGGAGCAGCGGCGAGGCCCCCGAGCTGGGGGGCTCCAGGCGCGGCCCCTGGGCTGCGTCTCGGGGGTCACGGGGCCCTGGCGTCGCCTCCTGGATGGAGCTGTAG